One genomic window of Pelagicoccus enzymogenes includes the following:
- a CDS encoding PhoH family protein produces the protein MPNRKIHFQSPRQLSELYCGDQDNLDLLESTFHATVVSRDNWVQIDAVKESSIDAVADVFELLLEGREQGLSVKKADFQKTVAGVSAGKQDELRSLFERGTVIKTKRKSIVPKTLGQKQYLRSVFENDIVFGIGPAGTGKTYLAMAAAVSLLIEGKVERIVLSRPAVEAGETLGFLPGDLQEKILPYLRPLYDALNDMLSPSDIEKLTERGIIEIAPLAYMRGRTLSNSFVILDEAQNTTSEQMMMFLTRLGEGSRMVITGDLTQVDIPKHRSSGLLEVKNILKGLKGINFHFFEAGDVVRHHLVQKIIQAYDRYRDTHQ, from the coding sequence ATGCCCAACCGCAAGATTCACTTCCAAAGCCCGCGACAGCTGAGCGAGCTCTACTGCGGCGACCAGGACAACCTGGATTTGCTGGAGTCCACCTTCCACGCCACCGTCGTCTCTCGCGACAACTGGGTCCAAATCGACGCCGTCAAGGAGTCCTCTATCGACGCCGTAGCCGACGTTTTCGAGCTGCTGCTGGAAGGGCGCGAGCAAGGGCTATCCGTCAAGAAGGCAGACTTCCAGAAGACCGTAGCCGGCGTCTCCGCAGGCAAGCAAGACGAGCTGCGCTCCCTTTTCGAACGTGGCACCGTCATCAAGACCAAACGCAAGAGCATCGTTCCCAAGACCTTAGGCCAAAAGCAATACCTGAGGTCCGTTTTTGAAAACGACATCGTATTCGGCATAGGACCTGCAGGTACGGGTAAAACGTATCTCGCTATGGCCGCCGCCGTCTCCCTGCTCATCGAAGGCAAAGTCGAACGCATCGTCCTCAGCCGCCCCGCGGTCGAGGCGGGCGAGACCTTGGGCTTCCTCCCCGGAGACCTCCAGGAAAAGATCCTGCCCTACCTTCGCCCGCTCTACGATGCCCTCAACGACATGCTCAGCCCGTCCGACATCGAAAAGCTCACCGAACGCGGCATCATCGAAATCGCCCCGCTCGCCTACATGCGCGGCCGTACCCTAAGCAATTCCTTCGTAATTCTCGACGAAGCCCAGAACACCACCTCCGAGCAAATGATGATGTTTCTTACCCGCCTGGGCGAAGGCAGCCGCATGGTCATTACAGGCGACCTCACTCAGGTCGATATTCCTAAGCATCGCTCCTCCGGTCTCCTCGAGGTCAAAAACATACTCAAAGGCTTGAAAGGCATAAACTTCCACTTTTTCGAAGCAGGCGACGTCGTGCGCCACCACCTGGTGCAGAAGATCATCCAAGCCTACGATCGCTACCGCGACACGCACCAGTGA
- a CDS encoding HIT family protein, which produces MDHLHAYWRMEYVKQEKTPAQRRPFVDLPKMDNDKETLILSREEHSFILMNRYPYNAGHLLILPYREVPDLEDLSDEELLCFTKTTLKAKNLLAKALNPNGFNIGINLGEAAGAGVPKHLHQHVVPRWSGDTNFMPVLGSTRVLPQSLEAMWEHLKEVLKKEF; this is translated from the coding sequence ATGGATCACCTTCACGCATACTGGAGAATGGAATACGTGAAGCAGGAAAAGACACCTGCTCAACGGCGCCCCTTTGTCGACTTGCCCAAGATGGACAACGACAAGGAAACCCTGATCCTCTCTCGCGAGGAGCACAGCTTCATCCTCATGAACCGCTACCCCTACAACGCCGGGCACCTACTGATTCTCCCTTACCGAGAAGTGCCTGACCTAGAGGATCTTAGCGACGAGGAGCTGCTCTGCTTCACCAAGACCACCCTCAAGGCCAAGAACCTGCTAGCCAAGGCCCTCAATCCCAACGGCTTCAATATCGGAATCAACCTCGGCGAGGCTGCCGGAGCCGGAGTGCCCAAGCACCTGCACCAACACGTCGTCCCCCGCTGGAGCGGCGACACCAACTTCATGCCGGTCCTCGGTTCTACACGAGTCCTCCCCCAGTCGCTGGAAGCCATGTGGGAGCACCTCAAGGAAGTGCTGAAGAAAGAGTTCTAG